In Terriglobales bacterium, a single genomic region encodes these proteins:
- a CDS encoding zinc ribbon domain-containing protein, whose amino-acid sequence MFCPSCGTENPAQAAFCLKCGASLPQSVPGQVFLAPPAAFLGAPAPPVPSPYLWGYIHGWGMLVVSPLLFLLFLAVLLDPKSDSETRLGAGILMLLLGLAALTGFGLVRKSKMGMILVFVWAGLHVFFVGICLLALVAQPKEPTFLIMLLMVLVGLAFWIACSVYYYHRRHIFR is encoded by the coding sequence ATGTTTTGCCCCAGCTGTGGGACGGAGAACCCGGCGCAGGCCGCCTTCTGCCTGAAGTGCGGCGCCAGCCTGCCGCAGTCCGTCCCCGGGCAGGTTTTTCTCGCGCCTCCCGCGGCCTTCCTCGGGGCCCCAGCTCCGCCCGTGCCGTCACCCTACCTGTGGGGATACATCCACGGCTGGGGAATGCTGGTGGTCAGCCCGCTTCTCTTCTTGCTGTTTCTGGCGGTTCTGCTGGACCCCAAGAGCGACTCTGAGACCCGCCTGGGAGCCGGCATCCTGATGTTGCTGCTGGGGCTGGCCGCCCTCACCGGCTTCGGCCTGGTGCGCAAATCAAAGATGGGAATGATCCTGGTCTTCGTTTGGGCGGGACTGCACGTCTTCTTTGTCGGGATCTGCCTGCTGGCCCTGGTGGCGCAACCCAAGGAGCCCACCTTCCTCATCATGCTCTTGATGGTTCTGGTGGGGCTGGCCTTCTGGATCGCATGTTCCGTGTACTACTACCACCGCCGCCACATTTTTCGCTGA
- a CDS encoding (deoxy)nucleoside triphosphate pyrophosphohydrolase encodes MKLVVAALILRESTVLACQRTKHQTMPLKWEFPGGKIEHGEQPRDALRRELEEELGIAARVGDEVARLTHVYKNGNAVELRFFLVREFEGEVENCIFADVRWVERTKLPAYDFLEADQELVRQIAAGGVI; translated from the coding sequence GCGCGAGAGCACGGTGCTGGCCTGCCAGCGCACCAAGCACCAGACCATGCCCTTGAAGTGGGAGTTCCCCGGCGGCAAGATCGAACACGGGGAGCAGCCCCGGGACGCCCTGCGGCGCGAGCTGGAGGAAGAGCTGGGCATCGCGGCCCGCGTGGGCGACGAAGTGGCGCGCCTCACGCACGTCTACAAGAACGGGAACGCGGTGGAGCTGCGCTTCTTTCTGGTGCGCGAGTTCGAGGGCGAGGTGGAGAACTGCATCTTCGCCGACGTGCGCTGGGTGGAGCGCACCAAACTTCCCGCCTATGACTTCCTGGAAGCCGACCAGGAGCTGGTGCGGCAGATCGCCGCGGGCGGGGTCATCTAG